In Halorubellus sp. JP-L1, one DNA window encodes the following:
- a CDS encoding dipeptide epimerase, whose protein sequence is MTLQLDWERVDLPLADTFTISRGSTDVAENVVVRASVDDADHTDGSDGRGGGSGAGGAGAAGAVGVGAAAPSRHYGETAATVEAVLPDLEAAIADVDPFQTRAVEAACRTAVGGNPAARAAVSIAVHDFVAKRLDVPLYRYLGLDPEAAPNTSFTIGLDTTERIREKAAAAADAGYGILKVKLGGGRDRAVVDAVREGAPDAVLRVDANEAWSAKEAVRKTEWLAGHDAAVEFVEQPVPASDPEGLRYVYERSPLPIAVDESCIDPTDVPQVADRADIVTCKLMKCGGVQAARDLFAAARAHEMETMLGCMVESSAAIAAGAHLAPLCDHVDLDGSLLLADDPYDGPVQAGGAIALGEEPGTGAGRN, encoded by the coding sequence GTGACCCTCCAACTGGACTGGGAGCGCGTCGACCTCCCGCTCGCGGACACGTTCACCATCTCCCGCGGCTCCACGGACGTCGCGGAGAACGTCGTCGTCCGCGCCAGCGTCGACGATGCCGACCACACCGACGGTTCCGACGGACGTGGCGGCGGTAGCGGTGCTGGCGGCGCTGGCGCGGCCGGCGCGGTCGGCGTGGGCGCGGCCGCGCCGTCGCGACACTACGGGGAGACGGCGGCGACGGTCGAAGCGGTGCTGCCCGACCTCGAGGCCGCGATCGCGGACGTCGACCCGTTCCAGACCCGCGCGGTCGAGGCGGCGTGCCGGACGGCGGTCGGCGGGAACCCGGCGGCGCGGGCCGCGGTCTCCATCGCGGTCCACGACTTCGTCGCGAAGCGCCTCGACGTCCCACTCTACCGGTACCTGGGCCTCGACCCCGAGGCGGCGCCGAACACGTCGTTCACCATCGGCCTCGACACCACCGAGCGCATCCGGGAGAAGGCCGCGGCGGCCGCTGACGCTGGCTACGGAATCCTGAAGGTCAAACTCGGCGGCGGGCGCGACCGCGCAGTCGTCGACGCGGTCCGCGAGGGCGCGCCGGACGCCGTCCTCCGCGTGGACGCGAACGAGGCGTGGAGCGCAAAGGAAGCCGTCCGCAAGACCGAGTGGCTCGCCGGCCACGACGCGGCCGTCGAGTTCGTCGAACAACCGGTTCCGGCGAGCGACCCCGAGGGACTCCGGTACGTCTACGAGCGGTCGCCGCTCCCGATCGCGGTCGACGAGTCCTGCATCGACCCCACTGACGTCCCGCAGGTCGCGGACCGCGCGGACATAGTGACGTGCAAGCTGATGAAGTGCGGGGGCGTGCAGGCCGCTCGCGACCTGTTCGCCGCCGCTCGCGCGCACGAGATGGAGACGATGCTCGGGTGCATGGTCGAGTCAAGCGCCGCCATCGCCGCGGGCGCACACCTCGCGCCGCTGTGCGACCACGTCGACCTCGACGGCTCGCTCCTCCTCGCGGACGACCCCTACGACGGCCCCGTCCAGGCCGGCGGCGCAATCGCACTCGGCGAGGAACCGGGCACCGGCGCGGGACGGAACTGA